The Corynebacterium felinum DNA segment AAAGACACAATCACGATGTCTGCTGAACCATCGTCATGGGGCACGAGGTAGAGATTTCCGGGCCCGAAAATAGTTTGGGCAGCCTGAAGTGCAGAATCGGGGGAAGCAGTGTCGAGGAACTCAAATTGTGGGTAAGGCTCTAACCACTCAAGACAATCACGTGTAGCACTGAGCGTTCCAATGATCGTGCCAGTGACTTCCACTGATCTTTTGTTCCCCGACAACGTGACACTATAGCCAGCGTCGTTTCGAACAAATCCAATATGGATATTCTCACCGCAAAAGCGAGAAAGCCCTTCGTCTCGGCGCAGGCATGAGAGGAATCCATCGTTGAGTACATCATCCACACTTGTGGGTGAAGAAAGCGCGACAGCCACTTAAGTGACCTCCAAGAAAGTGAGAAGTAAATAGTGATATCAGGAACGGAGCTGGTTGAAGGCTTCGGTGACTAGTTCTTTAGCCTTGTCTGGGCCATCAGAATGGTGGTAAATGAAATAGTAACGCAATGCAGTATTTGCAACAGCAACCGCACCGGCTAGTTGGGCATGCACTGCTAGCGGGGGTAAATCGGGATACAGCTGGGCAACTCTTTCAAGGACTACTTGACGTAGCTGCTTGGTCTTGATCACATAGCGATCACGTGCGTGGAGATTAAACTGTTTGCGAAGAGCGCGAAGGGAATAAAACGAATTCAACTGCTCATCTGGTACGTCTAAGTGCACCAAAACTGCAGCCTCAACCAAGGAGGTCACCGTAGGGTTATTTGTGGCGTCCACTGTGGTCAAAAGATCATCTACGCACTCGATCACAAACTCGACGACGGCATCTTCTTTGACTGGGAAATAGTTATGAAAAGTTCGTTGGGAAACACCGGCCTTGTGAGTGATCGCGGCGACGCTCATTGCTTCGATACCCGAACTACTAGCAATTTCAGCAGCAGCCGAAGCCATCGCTCGGCGTGTTGCAGCTTTCTTCGATTCACGAATACCAGTCATAAATTCTCAACTTTACTTATTAACGTATTGGTCCAATCTTAAAGGCTACCGGCCTTTCTCAGCTTCTGCAGTGCGTGCAGTACAAACCTTCAGATGCCAGCTGCATTTATATACCCTGACCTGCAATATAGTTAAATGAAAAAGCTGGTGGATGGTGCGAAATTGCACCATCCACCAGCTTTGGACGTAGACCTAGTGTTTATTAATCACACCGAAGCGGTGGCGAGTAGTCGCCACGGCTTGCTCCATAAGGAAGGAGAGGAGTTCTCGACGACCATCAGCAAGCACCGGACCATCAATCACTACCGAGTTAGATTCCGCAGCAGCAGCATACACAGCGTCATCAACACTACCTACCGTGCGAATGCGGAGACCAGAAGAATGTCGAATTTCATCAAGGAAGTCCAAGCCTCCGACTGAATCCACCGTAATACCTTGTGCAGCCAGATCTGTGGCAATTTCGGGTGCAGCACTGAAACGAATGGGTGAACCAGTCAATTCAGCTGCAAGGGACAAACGCACGATATCGCGCAACTGAGCATCGGAACCAATACGAATCTCAAGTGGCTGAAGAAGCGGGCGATAACGGAACACATTGGACTCGCACACCAACGCGGTGCGGTCATGCTCTACACCAAATTCTTCCCGCCACGCAAGAGCATCCAAATGCATCGCAGCGTGCAGCCACTGTTGGTCTTCCTGGCTCAACTCTGCTGAAGAACACGCAGCAAGCAGCGCTCGCTTAATCTTTGGTTCAAGAGACGTCGGTGGGATCTGGGAGAGATCCCCATCCTCCCAGCGACCTTGTTGGGCCACATAATTTGGCCCGCCTGCTTTCGCCCCAGTACCGATAGCCGAATCCTTCCAACCGCCAAACGATTGCCGCTCGACGATTGCACCCGTAATACCACGGTTGACGTAAGCGTTTCCGACTTCCACATGCTGCGTCCAGTACTCAATTTCCTCCTCATCCAACGAATGGAGGCCACCGGTCAGGCCAAAACCTGTCGAATTCTGGAACTCAATAGCTTCCTCTAGCGAATCCGCGCGCATAATCCCTAGGACAGGGCCGAAGCACTCATGGGTGTGATACCAAGAACCAGGCTGCACATTATCGCGAATACCAGGGCTCCACAGTGTACCTTCCTCATTCAACTTTTCAGGCTTCACCAGCCACCGCTCACCAGGCTCAAGGGTGGTCAACCCACGCAGTAGCTTTTCACCAGGTGGCTCAATCAGTCCATTCATCGTGGTGGAAATATCAGTACCGTAACCAACCTTCAACGTCTTGGTGGCGTCGATAAGCTGATCGAGGAAACGCTGCGACTTTCCGACACTACCAACCAAAATCACAAGGGAGGCAGCAGAACACTTCTGGCCGGCATGACCAAACGCACTACGATACACATCCGCAACCGCTAGGTCAGGATCAGCAGACGGGGTGACGATAATGGCATTCTTGCCTGAAGTCTCAGCATTCAGCACCATTGTTGGTTTCCACGAACGGAAAAGGCGAGCAGTTTCCGATGCTCCAGTAAGGATCACAGAATCCACGTCCGGATGCGATACCAAAGCGCGACCAGCATCAGCTTCATCTGCATTGACAAGCTGAACAATATCCCGATCAACGCCAGCAGCATCGCACGCACGATGAATCGCAGCCAAAGCCACTTCTGCGCACCGAACAACTTGAGGGGCAGGCTTAATAATCACGGCAGCGCCAGCAGCTAGAGCTGCAAAAACACCACCAAGCGGGATAGCAACAGGGAAGTTCCACGGCGGGGTAACCACGACCACCTTAAAAGGAGTGAACTTCGAATGTGCCTGATCAAGCTGACGAGCTGACTGCGCATAATACATCGCAAAATCGATTGCTTCCGAAAGCTCGGGATCAGCCTCAGCAACAGTCTTACCCGACTCGTGAGCCATCACAGTTAAAAGCGTGCCCCGATCGCGGGCAAGCTCATGACCCATTTGTGTAAGTACCTCAGCACGCTGCTCACCCGAAAGCGCAGACCACGACTCGGACTGCTTCACAGCCTGCGAAACCGCAGCATCAATAACTTCGACATCTGAAATTCGCGGTGACGAAACAGTGCCAGGATCGCTTGCTAATGCCTCCTGCGCCCACTGACGGTTGTGCGCAAGAGATGGATCGGTATCCGGTTCACCCACAAACCGCCCAGGTAAAGTACCCGATTGAGCACCAGACTCCACCAAACGGTTCTGGGTACGGTTAGGTCCAGCAAAAGTAGACCACCGAGCAGCCACCGCGTCACGGAAACGCTGCTGCTGATCAGCCATGGGTTCCGAACCAGGGGAGAACAGCGCATGCAAGAAGTTCTGCTTCTCCCCGTTTTCCTCCAATCGGCGGACCAAATAGGAAACAGCCACATCGAAATCTTCAGCATGCACCACTGGGGTATACAGAATTAGGCCACCAACAACCTTGTGCACCGCACGAGCCTGAGCAGGAGCCATGCCTTGCAACATTTCAATATCAAGCTGTTGCTCAACACCCCGCACCGCAGCCAATTCAACTGCCAGGGCAACTGTAAACAAATTATGGCTGGCCACACCAATACGAACGTTATCGGCATGCTCTTTTTGCATAATATAATCGAGCAGGCGGATGTAATTGGCGTCCACGTCTTCCTTTGTTAAATACGGAGCTTGCGGCCAATCATGCAGCTGCGCATCAACACGTTCCATGGAGAGATTTGCGCCCTTGACAAGGCGAATCTTGATCTTTGCGCCGCCAGCTTGTCGACGTCGGGAAGCGAAATCCGCTAACTCAACGAGCGCCTCAAACGTGTCCGGCAAGTAGGCCTGCAATACGATGCCAGCTTCAAGATCCAAAAACTCATCTTCCATCATCAGCTCGGTAAAGAGCTTGATGGTTAGATGCAGATCCTTATACTCCTCCATATCCAAATTGATGAAGGCATGAGGAGTACGCTTCTTTGCTTCCCGATACAACGGGCGGAGACGATCCTTCAAACGCTGCGTATTGCCCTCAATATCCCATGGATTCAACTGCGCGCACACACTCGAAGCCTTGATCGAGGCATAAGTAACGCGAGGATTCTGAAGCAGCTGCCTCGTGCGCTCTAATCGATTCTTCGCCTCCTGCTCCCCGAGCACAGCTTCACCGAGCAAATTAAGGTTCAACTGGTAGCCACGCTCTTTTGCCTCATCAAGCTTTGCGTTCAACGCTTTGCCCTCGGCGTCAAGAACCAAATGACCGACCATTTGTCGCAGACGCTTACGCGCCAGCGGCATCACAACATTCGGAAGAAGCGGGGCAGCGAGCGAACCAGCAGCGACCATCGTTTTATCGACTTGGCCAATGAAGCTTGGCAACTTCTTTCCGCGCACAGGCGAAGCCAATTTCGATAATTCTTTAGAAGCCACTGCATTATCAACAGGACGTGCGACACGATCAACAAAGCCCATCGTAAAAGCAATGCCATCTTCGTCTCGCACCAATGCTGCCAGCTGTTCAGTAGCCGCAGCCTCCTTCTTATTAGAATCTTCGTGGGTTAAACGAAGCCATTCATTCGCGCGAGCAACTGCGGCATCGACAACTCCATCAAGATCGGAGGCATTGGAAACGGGGGTATAGGCATCAGTAGCCATAGTAAAGATAACTCCTTCATCGAAAAAGGGGAGAAGATATGCATGAAAGAGCGCTTGAAAAAATGCGCCAACTGAGATGATGAAAAGCTCTCTACACCATGACTGGTGGACGGTCGGAAATGTGTCGGGTACCAAGCCGGAAGGCGTTCACCGATAGCGATCCCTTCTTTACAAATGTGAAGACTGCTGAGAAAACAGATTGAACGCAACTAATATGCCTATGGCGCACGTCGCTTCCCATTAGTATATGTAAGTGGGGTCACTGACGTGCAAATTTTGGCAAAAGGCGACATCTTAGGCCTGTGGCATTGTACATGCTTTGAATCTTTATAGTTTTGATACGAACTAAATATCTCACAGGTTTTTTTTAAAAAATATCTCATGGCTAGGTATTTCTTTTCAAAATGTGCGCACTGTGGGCAAGCTTGATAGTACGATAATCACCTGTACCGTACTTCTAGTTGTGAAAAGAGGTGAACGCATGGCCCTAGCACTTTTTGGCATCGTGCTTTCCTTGTTCGTCTTGATGGGACTGGCATATCGAGGACACTCCGTTGTTCTCGTAGCACCCATCGCCGCATTCGTTGCCCTGATTTTCTCTGGAGCACCACTGCTGGCAACATACACCCAAATATTCATGCCAGCGCTTGGAAAATTCATCGTCAGCTTCTTCCCGCTTTTTCTTGCGGGAGCAATATTCGGCAAACTCATGACATCCTCCGGCCTTGCAGTTGACCTAGCACGCGGAATCACCAAACTCTTCGGCCCCAAACGAGCAATGCTCTCAACTGTCATTGCGACAGCACTACTCACCTACGGGGGAGTCTCAGCATGGGTCGTCGCCTTTAGTATCGTCCCTATCGCAGTCGAACTCTTCCGCTCAGCAGGAATCCCACGACGTCTCATGCCCGCAGCACTCGGACTCGGAACAATCACATTCGCACTCGCGGCCCTGCCTGGATCTCCACAAGTCCACAACGTCATCCCCACAAAATACTTCGGCACAAATTCTTACGCCGCGCCGGGTATTGGTTTAGTTGCGGCCGTGGCCATGTTTGTGCTGGGAATGGCGTGGCTTGAATTTCGAATTCGCCGACTCAACGAAGCTCCTGCATCAGGAAAAGGCTCGGTAACGGCTGCAATGATTGCTGCTGAAAACGCCGATCATGATGAATCTCATTCGCATAATGCACACAGCACGGCTTCCGAAGGTAATGTCGCTGTGCGTGGTTTTTTGGGTTTACTCCCTATCGTTGTGGTGATTTCAATGAACTATTTGTTCGTATACGTCATTTCAAAGAAACTTGATTTCTCTTACCTGGCAGAAGAGAAATTCGGTGGAGTCAAACTTGATCAAGTAATTGGTGTGTGGTCCGTTGTGGTAGGTCTTGCAACCGCGATCATTTTGATATTCCTGATGAAGTTTAACGAAATCGCGCGATTGTTCAACGAGCTTTCTGATGGTGCAAAGAATGCAGTTTTACCGGTTTTCACCACAGCTTCAGAGGTAGGCTACGGTGCAGTAGTCGCGTCGCTGACTGCATTCGCTGCTGTTAAAGAAGGTATTTTTTCCATTTCGGAGAATGCACTGGCAGTATCGACCATGTCAGCAGCCGTTATTTCAGGTATTACCGGATCTAGCTCGGGTGGTTTGTCTATTACGCTAGCGGCATTCGGTGAAGAGTTAAAGAATATGGCAATTGCTCAAGGCATTGATCTTGAGATCATGCACCGACTTACCGCCATGGCGTCGGTCTCTTTTGATTCCCTCCCGCATAACGGTGCCATCTTGACGATGCTGATTGTGTGTGGAATGACCCATCGACAAAGCTACAAAGATGTTGCAGTGGTTACTGTTATCATCCCGCTTGTAGTCATGCTTGTCACTCTTGGTGGAGTGCTCGCATTCGCATAAAACTTGCAAGGGTTAAAGGTGGGGCTGATAAATATCAGCCCCACCTTTATCTATTTGTGTTTCTTACAGCTCACGCTGGTCGATACGCGCAGGAAGAACCTTTGGGCGAGCACCCGTTACTTCTTCAACAATGCGGACAACTTGGTTGGAGTAACCAAATTCGTTGTCGTACCACACGTAGAGAACAAGGTGATTTCCATTTGCAATGGTTGCCAGACCATCAACAATGCCTGCGTGAGTAGTACCAACGAAGTCGGTGGAGACTACCTCAGGGGAGTGAATGTAGGCGATCTGTTGGCGCAGGTTGGAATGCAACGCAACCTGATCCATCAGCTTGTTGATCTCATCGCGGGTGGTTTCCTTTTCCAAGGTCAGGTTCAAAACTGCCATGGAAACATCTGGGGTAGGAACGCGAATAGCGTTGCCGGTGAGCTTTCCTTCCAGCTCAGGAAGAGCCTTAGACACAGCCTTTGCAGCACCAGTTTCGGTCAAAACCATGTTTAAGCCGGCTGCGCGTCCACGACGCTCACCCTTGTGGAAGTTATCGATCAGGTTCTGGTCGTTGGTGAATGAGTGAACAGTTTCCACATGTCCATACTTCACGCCGTAGTGATCGTTGATTACCTTGAGCACAGGGGTGATTGCGTTGGTAGTGCACGATGCGGCGGTGATGATCGCATCTTCATCAGTAATGTCGGTGTGGTTGATACCATAAACAACATTCTTCAAGTCCCCCTTACCAGGGGCAGTAAGAATTACGCGGGATACACCCTTTGACTGCAAGTGCTGGCTCAGACCCTCACGATCACGCCAACGGCCGGTGTTGTCCACCACAATTGCATCGTTGATGCCGTATTCGGTGTAATCGACAGATGCTGGGTCGTTGGAGTAAATGACCTGGATCTTGGTTCCGTTAGCCCAAATCACGTTATTTTCTTCGTCGACCGTGATGGTGCCGTTGAAAGCGCCGTGTACTGAGTCGCGGCGTAGCAAAGACGCGCGCTTCTGGAGGTCTTTGTCGCCATTCTTGCGCACGACAACAGCACGCAGCTTCACGGAGCCATAGGCAGCCTCACGCGAAATGAGAATACGGGCAAGCAGGCGACCAATGCGACCGAAGCCGTAGAGGACGACGTCGCGAGATTCAACGTCAGCGCCAGTGCCGATAACTTCAGCCAACTCGTTCTTCAGGAATTCGGTGAGATCGCCACCCACCTCAGCGTACTTGACGGCCAAACGCCCCAAGTCGATGGACGCCGTACCCAGCTCTAAATCAGAAAGCGCCTCCAAAACCGGAAGGGTGTCTTGTGGGGACAGTTCCTTATCAGTAGCGAGGCGCGAGTAGCGGTGGGCTTTGATGATGTCAATGTCGGTGACATCAATAAGCAGGCGGCCAAAAACGGAAGTGACCACGTTGTTGGTGCGGTGCAGCTTGCCGATCAAAGGGAGCATCTTCTGGGCGGATTCGAGTTTTTCGTTCCAGTCCTGAGCCATGAGCTAAGTCCGATCCTTAATATAAGGTGATTCAAAAATAAGTATGGTTCCCGCCGAGGTCGGGGGAGACAGTGAAAGACACACAGCCTGAACTTTGCAGTGAAAGTAACACATATGGTGCACTACCTGCGCGGTCATAGCTGTGATTCACCCCCCGTCATGTTAGTTGATAAACGGACTTAGGTGTTTGGAATGGGGGTAGAAATGTCATTTAAAGCACTAGGTACGGCGCATTCGGGGGTAGTGAGACACAGTAACGCGGAGCGGTCATCGAAAGGATAGACTTCATAAGGGTCGAAAATGGGGCTGCATTGTGGCAGTCTTAACGAAGCTTGGTTGTGTCCATAATTTCTTCAAACGTTGTATCTCACTTTCTACAGGGTGAGTTGTCCAGTGTTGTTTAACGAAAGCTTGTCTTTATGCTTCATGCAGTTACGTATGCGTTGCTCGATTCTCTCAATGTGTTATTGATCGGAGTTGTTGTAGCAATTGGCGTCATGCTTCCACGTACTGCCAAATATCCCAAGATTGCCACGCTGCTGATTGCCGGTGACTGGATGGGCGTATTTATCCTTGCGCTGGCAACAATGTTTGTTTTTGATGGAATTGGTGAACCGATCAAACAGCTGGTGGAATCGCCAGCTTTTGGGATTATCCTGATCGTTGTTGGTCTGATGAGCATTGGCATGACGATTCGTGGTGGGGATACCACCGCGATCACAAACAAATTACTGCCGCCGTTACAAACCCCTACTGTGAAAACTTTCGCTGCGGGTTTTGTACTCGGTCTCGTGCAATCGGCGACCTCGGCCCCATTTTTTGCCGGTATTGCTGTTTTGAGCGCTGGTGATTTTTCAGTGGCTACCCGCTATGTGGGCATGATTTTTTACGCGTCACTTGCACTTTCGCTGCCGTTTGCGACCGCAGTCATGGTGGGAATGGTTCGTAAGCAGCCAAACTCAGCCGTTGGTCGTGGTTTTGAGGCGATGCGATCGAACAAAGAACGAGTAAATAAGGTTGCAGGCTATATCGTCGGTGTTGTTTTAGTTCTTATGGGAGCGCTTCACCTTTAGTCTCGCAAAAAACGCATGAGGAAACATGCCGTGTGACGGCGCTTAATCTCAGTAGGGTGTCCTAGTGGCTTGTCAACAGTGGTAAACAAAGATGCCATGCGACGAACACCATGACGCAGCCGGTGAATAATTCAAGGAGCTGCCATGCACGTCGTCCACGCAAAAGTGGGGTAAGAAGTACACCTGCCGTTGCGATTCCATAGAACCACGTGGCGGAAGCTCCAATTCCACCAACGTAGTACCACCAACGGTTGCTTTCGAAGGCGTTCGCGAGTGCTGCGATAAGCATGAGATCAACATACATTCCTGGGTTGAGCAAGGTGATCGCCAGCATGTCTTTGAGCACTTGAGGTGCTGGGCGTCGGAGTTTCGGATCCATCTCCCCGAGTGTTTGGGGCCGATAAAATCTGCGGAACGAGTGTGAGGCAAGCCAAAGAAGGTAGATGGCACCGAGAATTCGGAACACAGTGAGCAACCAAGGAATCGATTGGATAAGCGCACCTACCCCTGCGACGCCGACTGCGATGAAGAGTACATCGACGATGACGCAGACGGATGCTGCTAAAACTGCGTGTTCGCGCAGAATGCCTTGGCGGAGTACGTAGGAGGATTGGGCGCCAATAGCCGCAATGAGAGCCAAGGTGGCGGTAAACCCAGTTACGAGTGCAGAAAGCATACAGACACTGTAGGGACAAATATTCGCAAAATCTAATTACTGCTCGTTCTAGAGGGCAACCTTTAGAGTTGACAGAGGATCTTGTTCTTTACGCACTCATGCTTGTCGTTGATTCCAAGGTGTTGTCATGTTTTCTATTTGGGGAGGAGTGGTCGGTGGGGGTGAGTGGGGATGCTTCAAGCTGCGTAGAAGTCTCGGTGAAGGTGCTTGTGCTGTGGGTTTGGGTGAGTTTTTCTAGGATCGTTGCGGTGTTGCGTGACCCTAAATAGTCAATGAGAATCTTTTCGAATGCTTGGGTTGGCGTCCATGAAAAATGTGTGGATACTGCGTGAATGTGGCTGAGGATCGGGG contains these protein-coding regions:
- a CDS encoding glyceraldehyde-3-phosphate dehydrogenase — protein: MAQDWNEKLESAQKMLPLIGKLHRTNNVVTSVFGRLLIDVTDIDIIKAHRYSRLATDKELSPQDTLPVLEALSDLELGTASIDLGRLAVKYAEVGGDLTEFLKNELAEVIGTGADVESRDVVLYGFGRIGRLLARILISREAAYGSVKLRAVVVRKNGDKDLQKRASLLRRDSVHGAFNGTITVDEENNVIWANGTKIQVIYSNDPASVDYTEYGINDAIVVDNTGRWRDREGLSQHLQSKGVSRVILTAPGKGDLKNVVYGINHTDITDEDAIITAASCTTNAITPVLKVINDHYGVKYGHVETVHSFTNDQNLIDNFHKGERRGRAAGLNMVLTETGAAKAVSKALPELEGKLTGNAIRVPTPDVSMAVLNLTLEKETTRDEINKLMDQVALHSNLRQQIAYIHSPEVVSTDFVGTTHAGIVDGLATIANGNHLVLYVWYDNEFGYSNQVVRIVEEVTGARPKVLPARIDQREL
- a CDS encoding bifunctional proline dehydrogenase/L-glutamate gamma-semialdehyde dehydrogenase, yielding MATDAYTPVSNASDLDGVVDAAVARANEWLRLTHEDSNKKEAAATEQLAALVRDEDGIAFTMGFVDRVARPVDNAVASKELSKLASPVRGKKLPSFIGQVDKTMVAAGSLAAPLLPNVVMPLARKRLRQMVGHLVLDAEGKALNAKLDEAKERGYQLNLNLLGEAVLGEQEAKNRLERTRQLLQNPRVTYASIKASSVCAQLNPWDIEGNTQRLKDRLRPLYREAKKRTPHAFINLDMEEYKDLHLTIKLFTELMMEDEFLDLEAGIVLQAYLPDTFEALVELADFASRRRQAGGAKIKIRLVKGANLSMERVDAQLHDWPQAPYLTKEDVDANYIRLLDYIMQKEHADNVRIGVASHNLFTVALAVELAAVRGVEQQLDIEMLQGMAPAQARAVHKVVGGLILYTPVVHAEDFDVAVSYLVRRLEENGEKQNFLHALFSPGSEPMADQQQRFRDAVAARWSTFAGPNRTQNRLVESGAQSGTLPGRFVGEPDTDPSLAHNRQWAQEALASDPGTVSSPRISDVEVIDAAVSQAVKQSESWSALSGEQRAEVLTQMGHELARDRGTLLTVMAHESGKTVAEADPELSEAIDFAMYYAQSARQLDQAHSKFTPFKVVVVTPPWNFPVAIPLGGVFAALAAGAAVIIKPAPQVVRCAEVALAAIHRACDAAGVDRDIVQLVNADEADAGRALVSHPDVDSVILTGASETARLFRSWKPTMVLNAETSGKNAIIVTPSADPDLAVADVYRSAFGHAGQKCSAASLVILVGSVGKSQRFLDQLIDATKTLKVGYGTDISTTMNGLIEPPGEKLLRGLTTLEPGERWLVKPEKLNEEGTLWSPGIRDNVQPGSWYHTHECFGPVLGIMRADSLEEAIEFQNSTGFGLTGGLHSLDEEEIEYWTQHVEVGNAYVNRGITGAIVERQSFGGWKDSAIGTGAKAGGPNYVAQQGRWEDGDLSQIPPTSLEPKIKRALLAACSSAELSQEDQQWLHAAMHLDALAWREEFGVEHDRTALVCESNVFRYRPLLQPLEIRIGSDAQLRDIVRLSLAAELTGSPIRFSAAPEIATDLAAQGITVDSVGGLDFLDEIRHSSGLRIRTVGSVDDAVYAAAAESNSVVIDGPVLADGRRELLSFLMEQAVATTRHRFGVINKH
- a CDS encoding GntP family permease is translated as MALALFGIVLSLFVLMGLAYRGHSVVLVAPIAAFVALIFSGAPLLATYTQIFMPALGKFIVSFFPLFLAGAIFGKLMTSSGLAVDLARGITKLFGPKRAMLSTVIATALLTYGGVSAWVVAFSIVPIAVELFRSAGIPRRLMPAALGLGTITFALAALPGSPQVHNVIPTKYFGTNSYAAPGIGLVAAVAMFVLGMAWLEFRIRRLNEAPASGKGSVTAAMIAAENADHDESHSHNAHSTASEGNVAVRGFLGLLPIVVVISMNYLFVYVISKKLDFSYLAEEKFGGVKLDQVIGVWSVVVGLATAIILIFLMKFNEIARLFNELSDGAKNAVLPVFTTASEVGYGAVVASLTAFAAVKEGIFSISENALAVSTMSAAVISGITGSSSGGLSITLAAFGEELKNMAIAQGIDLEIMHRLTAMASVSFDSLPHNGAILTMLIVCGMTHRQSYKDVAVVTVIIPLVVMLVTLGGVLAFA
- a CDS encoding LysE/ArgO family amino acid transporter, yielding MLSALVTGFTATLALIAAIGAQSSYVLRQGILREHAVLAASVCVIVDVLFIAVGVAGVGALIQSIPWLLTVFRILGAIYLLWLASHSFRRFYRPQTLGEMDPKLRRPAPQVLKDMLAITLLNPGMYVDLMLIAALANAFESNRWWYYVGGIGASATWFYGIATAGVLLTPLLRGRRAWQLLELFTGCVMVFVAWHLCLPLLTSH
- a CDS encoding TetR/AcrR family transcriptional regulator — its product is MTGIRESKKAATRRAMASAAAEIASSSGIEAMSVAAITHKAGVSQRTFHNYFPVKEDAVVEFVIECVDDLLTTVDATNNPTVTSLVEAAVLVHLDVPDEQLNSFYSLRALRKQFNLHARDRYVIKTKQLRQVVLERVAQLYPDLPPLAVHAQLAGAVAVANTALRYYFIYHHSDGPDKAKELVTEAFNQLRS
- a CDS encoding GAP family protein, yielding MLHAVTYALLDSLNVLLIGVVVAIGVMLPRTAKYPKIATLLIAGDWMGVFILALATMFVFDGIGEPIKQLVESPAFGIILIVVGLMSIGMTIRGGDTTAITNKLLPPLQTPTVKTFAAGFVLGLVQSATSAPFFAGIAVLSAGDFSVATRYVGMIFYASLALSLPFATAVMVGMVRKQPNSAVGRGFEAMRSNKERVNKVAGYIVGVVLVLMGALHL